AAATCAATGGAACTTATGCCAGGCTCAGCCACTACGTGGCAAGACAGAACACATTTTCCAACAGTTATAGCCCAAACGTGCAAGTCATGAACATCCTGCACTCCCTTGATATTTCTGAGGCCACTTTCCAGCTTACTAATATCGATCTCACTTGGTGTCCTTTCCATCAGAATGCCATAAATATTCCTAAGCAAGGGAAGAGTAGTGCTTACTGACAAAACAGAAAATATAAGAGTACACACAAGGTCAACCATAAACCACTCAGGTTTTGCCCATATTATGGCTCCAGCAATCATCACTCCAATAGATTGAATCATATCAGCCATGACATGCAAATATGCCCCCTGAAGATTTATGTTCAAGACATTAGTATTTGTCTGACTACTTGAAACCAGGGTAACATTCTCCTCATCAGTTATTTTAGATTGTTCCTCCTTCCCATGATCATGATCTGTCTGGTATTGATGATGACTATGATCATGACCCGAGCTTTCACAAccatcatgatgatgatgatgatgatgatgatgatgatgatgataatgatggtgATGACTATGATCATGACCAATCCATGCAACCATGATGAAGTTAAGAACAAACCCAAGTGCTGCAATTGCAAGCATGAGCTTTCCATTCACACTGCCATTTCGGACGAGAATTCTACCTACTGCTTCATATATCAAAAAACCGGATATCAACCAAATTAACTGCACAGATACAAGAGCCCCCAAAACCTCAAGACGATTGTATCCAAAAGATTGGTGCGGCGTTGCCTCCCAACCTGAAGCCCACACTGcaaagagagagatagagaatcCAGCAATATCAGAAAGTAAGTGTGCTGCATCACTGATGACAGATAGGCTGTGAGCTTTTATTCCACCAATAAGTTCCACAACCATAACAATAGCATAGAAAACAATGAGTCCAGAGAGTTTCTTTGATGACTCTTTTGATGCCACAGCACTGTTTTCGTGTCCTGAAAAAGGACAAACAGAACTGCAAGATGAGTCTGCCTTCATAGGAATAACATCAAGTCTTTCAGAGGCAATGGGTATCTCAATTTCCTGCATTGTCCTTTCTTCCACCAAGATAGGGGCTTTCTCGTGTTCCATTTGATTCAGCAATCTGGGtatttataaaacaaacaaaagaaacGAACCATTGAGAAAAAGTCCTCCTCAAGGCTTAGTCGATTGTTATAGATTGCAAACACCAACAACATCAGGAAGAGCATTCTAAATCATGTTCCTGAGTTGAAACGGCCATGTTTTGGCAAAATGTGaaacattttttacaaattcAAACTGGAGCAAGGCACAGTAATTGgcataaaataagataataaaaaaaagggcaTTAAGTCAAGGATAAATTAGactagttcaatttcgagaaaaaggtgtgtaatcaaaataaaataaacagagATCGCATTACATATTAAAGGGTTGTTGGAAAATCACAGAAAGGGGCAAAGCTAGACGTGTGCCTATTACATCATAAGAGGAATGAGTATTTGGAaacgtgaaaaaaaaattgggttatCTGAAGTTTCTATTGCCTTAGAAGACGTACTATCATCAGACATAGAAGCTAAGGAGATAGGGTAAGGTCACAAATTGGCATACAAGAAGTGAAGagggtaaagaaacaatttgcaGAGAAGCAAGAGAAgaggaataaataaataaaaaaaaataaagaaatcgtATTCATTCATACCAGTAGAAGTGAAGAGGTGGATGGAATTGGGAATTGTTGTGGGCTTTAGGtttgagaaggaaaagagaaagaggaaGTGAATTGAACAAAAACATTTGATGTGGTCGTGGGGCACATCTATCGGCGGAGAACAGTAGCCAGGCCAACAACCAAGATGTTTTCTCGTGTGGATTTTTCCGTCCCAAACAACATAGAGGCAAAAATAAACTATTTGCTAGTAACAGACTAACAGTTTTAGCCTTTTCGGGCCAATCCAgcacaattttattataaatacaaCTACACGAATACCATGCCACacgttattttattttggtttaattgtaattttttattctcaaaCTTATATAATCTTGTGAAATTCTTTTCCACAAATTTTGTCttctaaattacaaaattattttgaattgtcctATGTACCCTCCGAAGGATGGCAAGGtaatttttctctatatatCTCTTGTACTCTAATGACGTCTAGCTAATTTCTCGTTGTCTTGATCATGATTTACCCATGATTGAGTTTATTCATTCATTGCACATTAACTTTTTGATTGGCCAAATATCTAAGCTTCATGTATTGGAATGATTGAGTATCCTAtcgtccttttttattttttataaagaaaggtATCTAACAATTCGATCATTGGAGTAGTCTAGAGTAGTCAAATACCCATCTAGTATATCTTAGTTGTGGtgatttaaaagaataattaccATAAAATTATCTTAGTTGTGGTTATTTAGATATGTTAGACAATATTTGGAATTTTGTAAATTGAAGGTAagattacaaataataataaaatttgagagtaaatttcacaaaattgtataattttaggaaataaaacataattaagtctttatgttataaaataaaatttgtaggCGTTTTTTTTGGTCAAATTTTCTAgccttttgaatttaattacttCACCTGCTTGAAAATatgcaatttaaaatttttataccatagtaactaataaataattcctaaaaaagagaaactaataaataattttgatttatctttctttataaTGAAATcttactttaaaatattatgaattgtattcaattaaagtaattaatgttTGGGATAACAATAAGTATGTCAACAGATG
The nucleotide sequence above comes from Glycine soja cultivar W05 chromosome 11, ASM419377v2, whole genome shotgun sequence. Encoded proteins:
- the LOC114374336 gene encoding metal tolerance protein B-like — protein: MEHEKAPILVEERTMQEIEIPIASERLDVIPMKADSSCSSVCPFSGHENSAVASKESSKKLSGLIVFYAIVMVVELIGGIKAHSLSVISDAAHLLSDIAGFSISLFAVWASGWEATPHQSFGYNRLEVLGALVSVQLIWLISGFLIYEAVGRILVRNGSVNGKLMLAIAALGFVLNFIMVAWIGHDHSHHHHYHHHHHHHHHHHHDGCESSGHDHSHHQYQTDHDHGKEEQSKITDEENVTLVSSSQTNTNVLNINLQGAYLHVMADMIQSIGVMIAGAIIWAKPEWFMVDLVCTLIFSVLSVSTTLPLLRNIYGILMERTPSEIDISKLESGLRNIKGVQDVHDLHVWAITVGKCVLSCHVVAEPGISSIDLLGTIKNYCEKKYQIQHVTIQIE